The genomic interval CTCGTGATCATGTATAAATCCTAAAAAGCgatttgtatatatatatatatatatatatatatatatatatatatatatatatatataagggATGTACGTCTGTATAGGGGTTAGAGTTTATATATGTAGTTACGTGTATCTGGGAGCAGGTTTCCTCGGCTCTCCGGGACCGGCGCAGTCTCCTTTTCCGGAAGGACGGCAAATACCCCGGGCGCATACCTTCAAACACAAAATATATTTGTACATATGTATTCACTCTGATATGCATATAAAACACGTGTTAGCGTATTGACGTAGTTGTAACCTATACGTTTGTTTCGTGATGCGCTTCGTGAGCTTCACCTAGGGGATCTCTTTCTCGGCGCgggggcctccgccgcgcgtcagATGAATTCAGCATGCGGCCTGTGTGTTTGGTTCCCCAGACATCGTCGCATGAACGCCATTCGTATTCGAAAAGAAAACCAAGTTTACAGCGCCGAGGAGCAACGCGCGCTGGCGATGTTCAACtacgaggagaaggcgaatcgcgaggcgcagctcaTCAACGACCTCCGCGAGATGCTCAGTGAGGAAAACCTTTCGATGCGCGATGGGATAGGGAGATTCGCCGCGGCCACTTTTGCAACAGTTTTGTCTCGTGTTTTGACAGATTTCGCCACGCGGTCGCACAAGATGCTGAACTGCGGTACGATATTCACGTATTCGTGAGCCCATGCTTGCGtctgcatatatgcatatatatgtatgtgcatgAATGTATATCGGGACACATAGGCACACACTTGAATAGATTCGCGCAAGACTGAGATCTTCTTTAGTGAACTCGCCCCTTGTCGTCGCTGTATgaggatatatatatatatatatatatatatatatatatatatatatatatatatatatatatatatatatatatatatatatatacgcgtaTTCATATTCATGGTTGCGATGGGACGACCAAAATATGTACTTCTCCGTTTAGGAAGAAATGAAAGAAGACGCGTGTACGTGTGGAGCCTCTGCTGCGAGAAACAGAGGTGCGTGGAACGGCGTTTTTTCGCACTTTTTTTTtgcagagaagcagaacgAGACTTTGGCGGTGGAGGAGATGGAGGAAAAGTTTGGCAAGAAACAGGAAGAATGAAGAGACGACTTTGGTCCGCCTGCTCGTGTTCGTTGAATTCTCCTTTTCATCTGTTTTTTTCGGAATattttccttttttccccTTTTTTTTAACCAGCGACCTCTGCCGCGTGTTCCACGCTCTCCACGCCTTCCCTCATTCACGCCGTCTGTTTCCCTCAAGTCTCTCAAGTTCTTTCTCTTCGACTGctcggctcgctgcgtctctaTCTGCTCTATCCGATCTCTAGACAGCTCCGAAGTGTGGCGGGTGGCGCCAAGACGTTCTCCAGAGGCGACCATTTTGCGCGCTTGCTGAGGACAAGGAAAAAACTGTTCAGTCAAGTCTCTTCTTTCTTattcgccgtctgcgtcctgTCGACTTTCGGTTATGTATTTTAAGCGCTAACTTCCGagctaaacatcccttttttatggaagaaaaaaacgtCTCGCCGGTCGCATGATTTCAGAGATAGTTTCAGagctcctcgctcgcgcctctgctggaCAAAATCGGcgttcctctctttctccacGCAGACCcaccgttttcttcttcgcgaagCCGGGCAAGCGCATGATTTTCGTCCGCGAGtgggagaaaagaaaaggcgaaggagcctgcacgagagcgcggcgattatatatatatatatatatatatatatacgtatacgtAGCAAAGATTCGCAGCTCAGCAAGCAAGCGCTCCTTCAGCACGCGAACCCCACATCACTCTCGTTTCACCCGCACATCGAGGCATACGCGTGTCCACGTATCAGGCAGATAGAAGTCTGCGGGAGCGCCGACTCCGTCGAGGCAGAAATCCCCTTCTAGACAGGTTTTTCACGGTaagagccgcgggcgccaaCAGGGAACCTTCTTCTTTGCGGCTGAAGCCTAGAAGGCACGCGTTtcacttctctctctcccgcagctgtctctgccggcgcagccTTACGCCTCGCAGGAAGCGAGGACTGGGGGACTTACGGGCTGCGCGAGTGCCTTCTCGGCTTGCCTCTCGCGGGTTCACACGCCGCGCAccacgcacgccgcgcgcatgcggatGGACTTACAAATCTATACATATCCACGCGGGACGTCACACCCGAGACGTAAAACCAAGATTCGCATTCGCATACACTCGCGCTGTACAGGTAGGTATGCaagcatgtgcatgcatgctcgAGAGTTCTTTAGGCCCACTTCagtcgtcttcttcatcggAGGGCACAAGCAACACAGCGCTGTTCGGATGGAGTCCTGCTTCCAGGAGCGTCTGCGATCCCTGAAAacagacgaaggagaagaagaaaacttGAGCGAGCAAAACGAggtgcgcatgcacgcaggAACAGCTGCAGCGTGACAGAAAAAGCAAGAACTCCcgcacgaagaagagaacaaCCTACGAAGAGAGACAACCGCCGAGAGCCTGCTCAACACACGCGAGGAATTCTTCACAGTAGACGACTCGTGCAAGTATTAGAAAGAACAGCTGAGTTCTCGGTGGActgcgcgagagaaaaacttACTCGTGTCAACGCGCGCTTCGGGGGCACGACCAGGTGGAAGCGCAGTGGAATGTTCATGTCTTCGTTCTGAACAAAACACGAGCATGCCTGATGGCGGAAAACTCAAGCACTAACCATGCTGGCTGTTCATATCGCCCTGTCCTTCCTGCATTTGATTGTCTAATTTCTGATTCGGGTCACTAATCTGTTGTCTCGTCGCTGTTTCCGAGTTTCTCGAGCATTCAGCCTTTAGTCTCCCAACTCTTCTACCGTGTGCCGTGGTAACTCCCACCCTCGCTTCTGCGGAGCCGCTCGCGGGTGCTGAGTCTGTTTTGTTTCCGTTTCTCGTTTATTCTTTTTTTTCACCTTCGTGCTTTCGCCGAGGCAGTCAGCCCACAGGTACAAGTCATCCAGCGAGGTCTCTGATAGAAActgccgcgagacgcgcgcgccgcttggGAGTCGCAAGCAGATCTGAGAGAAAATGAAGAAGAAAATGCACGACGAAGAAAGAAATAcagcatacatatatgcctatatacgtatacctataaacatatatatatatatatatatatatatatatatacatatgtgtatattgCATCCTATGTGTCCGCGTTTTGTTCTGCGTGACGATATGCGGAGGACTGCGGAGTGCTTGCGCAAAGCAGAGACTTGGCGACACGCTATATACACTGAATTTCCCGCTACGAATCGATAGGGACGGAAGTAGACAAGGGACATATCGCTAGACATATTTTTGACagacgcagggcggcggcctcctctcaGTCATTATTTTCTTTAGGGTGATAACGCTCCACACTGCATCAGTGTGCGCCTCACCGATGTACGCGATGCGTCGCAGAGGGAtgccgcctgcgcttcctctcgaAGGAATCGCTCGGCGTTTTCCCGtcgcgctgcccgcctcgcctccgcagcctgctgccgctgcttcgtTCGCGTGCGTTtctgctcttctctctgtcggcgtcgctccttctcctccatCCTGAGGAGAAAAACGCAAAAGGCGAACAAAGACGAATGCAAAAGGTCCAGTCATGCATGCACAGACATACAGACAAACACAAGCCCCCCCTGCGCAAGACAACGTGtccgctttctctttctcgtttTCAAACTTGACGTCTAGGCACCTCGTGGTCGCGTTGACATATGTCTAGGCCCGCCAGCACAGCTTAAACCGCCCTGGAAAAGTAAATCTTGGAAAGAATGAAGCATCGGCGGGGGTCGGAAGGGAAACTTGAAAGCCCTGCGAGGAaacgctgcgcaggcgagacgcgcaacAGTCTGGGCGCCTGTCTTCAAGACGTACTTGAGAGACTCGAGCCGCATGACCTCCGCGAACTCGCGCTCCTGCTCTTCGCGCAGCCTGAGCACCGaacgaaaagaaaaacagacgAAGTCGCCAGCTAAAAACTGGATCAGATCCGCAGCCAACGCAAGGAAAGACAACGCCcaggagacgaagcgaggcTCCGCTCTGTCCACATGCAGTTCACACGCctacgcagacgcgcggctgcgtgtgtAGACACAAGCTCGCAGCTACAAAAAACAGAAACGTGAAAAGTCGAAACACCACTCCCGCATGTCGCGGACCAGAGAAGTGCGCAGACGGACCTGAAGAGACGGTGAAAGCCCGAAACCCCCATCCCTGCGCATCGCCTATGTGCACGCATCTCTCACACGATTCTGCAAATAggtacgtatatatatatatatatatatatatatatatatatatatatatatatatatatatatatatatatatacagaggAGGTCTTCCCCGCCGGCAGCCTAAGCATACAGTCTGTTTTCCTCGTGTTCGCGCATTTTCCTgcgtttcgcctcgcgcatcTCCTCGGCCTTCTCCTGGCCCTGTAGAAGCGCCGCGATGATGCGCGCGGTGTCTAGTTCGTGggcgcgcagggcgtcgAGGAGTATTCGGttgcgcggcgcatgcgccagcgaaggcgagagcgggcccgccgaggcgcccgcgttGGCATTGGTCGCCTGAGGCAAGAGCAGAAGAAACGCAGGAAccctcgcggacgcggagacggcaggGAAAAACGcccgcgccagacgcgcggcttcggaagccgacgacgaagcgTCTGCCGCGTAAAACACGCACGTGTTGTCCTGAGGAGGCGAAACAAAGACGCAAGCGCGATCCTGCGGGTTAAGATACCGGAAACGAGAGTCGCAAGCAGAGAAATATGTGAACAGATagcagcacacacacaccggCCGAAAACCGGGCATGCAACGACGTGTATCTGCCGAATGGGAAACTaggcagagagacgaacgcacatgcatatgtaaatgtatacatgcataaATACATTTAAGACGGGCACACAGGTATGAACACacacatatgtgtatataaatatatatgtatatatatatatattatatgtatttattacatgtatatatgtaggtcGCTGCTCTGTCCTCTGTCCGTGCCCTGTTTTCGCTGAGGATTCTTTGCAGTTGTCGCCGCGACCTCGCATCTCGATTTCCGCTTGTTGTTTTTTTGTTTACCAGCAGTTCGATGGCGAGGTCGTCGGTCAGCGTCCTTGTGCAGAAGCTGGCTGCCtcggagctgcgcgaggcgtggaAGTAAATGGCGAGTAGCCTGTCGTTTCGCCTCGCAGAGTCGAAAGCCTGCAGAACAACGTTTACCCGGAAGACCAACAGCCACGTGACGCTCAGGTCCCGCAAGAGGTAAAACAAAGCAGAAAAACCTAACtgagagaaaaacaaagcAGAAACAGCCACATGTTTCGACCCCCCTCCGGCGCCACCGCAGCTGCCCGAGTTGCGGCGCGGTGGCGCATACCCCCCGGGTTCAGTGTAAAGGCAAGTCCTGAAAaccctgcagcggcgcaagcaaaaagaaagaaagaagCTTCTAAAGCGGCGAAGCTAGGAACTGCGTGAGCGAGTGTTGGTCGTATGATCGCGCGAGGTCGGGGAGCGCGTCGCCACGCAAAAGCGAgcggctcccgcgcgcgccagaaGGGCTGACAcacctcctgcgccgcgccgcggaaaaaAACTGGATGTTTTCTGCCAAACTGTCGCTCGTAGGTCACGATGAAGGGctccggcgcccgcaggaACAGAAAcaaggctgcagagacgcagtcGACAGCAACATGGTAGACGCCGGGGTGACGCTGAGGgacggcaggcgcgagagaatAGAACGAAGCGGCTCATTCCGGatcgacggcggcgcaagcgtgagcgtctcgcctgcgacaCTCCCTCCTGGCGCGCAGCTGACATGCCTGTCGGCTACACACACAGAGGCACCGCTCACTCCCTCATTCCCTCGATCTGCATATGCATGCCTCCCCAGATATATGCGCATTACATACACAcgtacacacacacatagatatatatatatatatatatgtatatactaGTAGCGGGATAACGGAGAAAGAAGGCACACACGGAGGCTGCTGGAACGCAGGATgaagagaagcgaaggagTGATGAGTGTGTCCGATTTCCAGAtgccgcgcagctgaggcACAGCGCGCCGCGATTGGCAAGCGACCAGCCACTGGAAAGTCAAAAAAGTCGCTCTAGGCA from Besnoitia besnoiti strain Bb-Ger1 chromosome XI, whole genome shotgun sequence carries:
- a CDS encoding UBX domain-containing protein (encoded by transcript BESB_021520) — encoded protein: MRLSQLTRRRQPAAAAESSAGLSAEASGPRREQDAPRGASWALRLFASLPSQAVRMTAQLLRTLVKWCSLFLDFLSLFLFLRAPEPFIVTYERQFGRKHPVFFRGAAQEAFDSARRNDRLLAIYFHASRSSEAASFCTRTLTDDLAIELLDNTCVFYAADASSSASEAARLARAFFPAVSASARVPAFLLLLPQATNANAGASAGPLSPSLAHAPRNRILLDALRAHELDTARIIAALLQGQEKAEEMREAKRRKMREHEENRLLREEQEREFAEVMRLESLKMEEKERRRQREEQKRTRTKQRQQAAEARRAARRENAERFLREEAQAASLCDASRTSICLRLPSGARVSRQFLSETSLDDLYLWADCLGESTKNEDMNIPLRFHLVVPPKRALTRGSQTLLEAGLHPNSAVLLVPSDEEDD